A window of Ranitomeya variabilis isolate aRanVar5 chromosome 2, aRanVar5.hap1, whole genome shotgun sequence contains these coding sequences:
- the LTV1 gene encoding protein LTV1 homolog, translating to MPHRRKKPFIEKKKAVTFHLVHRSQRDPLAADETAPQRVLLPADKVASEKRREEQRTFGVFFDDDYDYLQHLKETGPAELVPSESHRAPSKIIVTTDGRVEEQADDIPGPSINLPSSVFASEFEEDVGLLNKAAPRGLCLDLDPDIVAALDDDFDFDNPENQLDDDFILQANDTAAIVGNKYGADDNEWEDVDSEEGDDESQEGDFDSDGPFSDEEGEGGPMKEFMFMQEETKSRFSQYSMSSSVMRRNEQLTLLDERFEKFYEQFDDDEIGALDNAELEGFIHADSNRLQDVVDNYFKEKAKECLKLKDLEHKPDLDLIEEDEEEKEEMQTVVIEEPHEKWDCESILSTYSNLYNHPQMIKDPPKAKLIKVSTKTGIPLGVLPERGLTAKQVERMEMINGGDLPKVSTQPRSKHETTDERKARKQAIKEERKERRMEKKANTQAFKMEKSRQEKEQLNLRHNLQGLKLS from the exons GTAGCGTCAGAGAAgaggagagaggagcagaggacGTTTGGTGTTTTCTTTGATGATGACTACGACTATTTGCAACACCTTAAAGAAACAGGCCCCGCTGAACTTGTGCCTTCTGAATCTCACCGGGCACCAAGCAAGATCATAGTGACAACAGACGGGAGAGTAGAGGAGCAGGCTGATGATATCCCG GGTCCTTCAATAAACTTGCCATCTTCAGTGTTTGCATCGGAATTTGAGGAAGATGTTGGGCTCTTAAATAAAGCAGCACCACGAG gtctGTGTCTAGACTTGGATCCTGATATAGTAGCAGCTTTGGATGATGATTTTGACTTTGATAACCCTGAAAACCAGCTGGACGATGACTTCATATTACAAGCCAATGATACAGCTGCTATTGTTGG AAATAAGTATGGAGCAGATGATAATGAATGGGAAGATGTTGACAGCGAGGAAGGTGATGATGAAAGCCAAGAAGGTGACTTCGACTCAGATGGACCTTTTTCGGATGAAGAGGGTGAAGGCGGTCCCATGAAAGAGTTCATGTTCATGCAGGAAGAGACCAAGAGCCGCTTCTCTCAGTATTCTATGTCTTCTTCTGTAATGCGGAGAAATGAGCAGCTCACACTACTCGATGAACGCTTTGAAAAG ttttatgaGCAGTTTGACGATGATGAAATTGGTGCATTAGATAATGCAGAACTGGAAGGATTCATCCATGCCGATAGCAACCGCCTTCAGGATGTTGTGGATAATTACTTCAAGGAGAAGGCAAAAGA ATGCTTGAAACTGAAAGACCTGGAGCACAAACCTGATCTGGACTTAAtcgaggaggatgaagaggaaaaGGAAGAAATGCAAACTGTAGTTATAGAAGAGCCACACGAGAAGTGGGACTGTGAATCCATCCTAA GCACATATTCCAATTTGTATAATCATCCACAAATGATCAAAGATCCACCAAAG GCTAAGCTTATAAAAGTATCTACTAAAACTGGCATCCCACTCGGAGTTCTTCCTGAAAGGGGCCTTACAGCAAAGCAAGTAGAGAGGATGGAAATGATTAATGGTGGAGATTTGCCAAAGGTGTCAACCCAGCCACGCAGCAAACATGAAACCACTGATGAGCGAAAAGCTAGGAAACAAGCAATAAAGGAGGAACGCAAG gaACGAAGAATGGAGAAAAAAGCCAATACACAGGCCTTTAAAATGGAGAAAAGCAGACAGGAAAAAGAGCAATTGAATTTGAGACACAACCTTCAAGGACTCAAGTTATCATAA